The DNA window GCTACGCAGCTCAAAGTGATCAGTCCGCACTTTTTGTACCGCATGACGTTCGGCGGCATTGTCCAAGTGGATATTGCGCTCGGGGCGAAGATCCTGCGCGGTCGCCAGACCAACGCGGGTTTCGAGTTCGGACTGCCGATTTATCTCTTCCTCGGTAAACACTGCATCATCGATTTGAAGACGTATGCCTCGACGATCAATCAGGTGCGGATCGGCGATTTCAGCGGCGGCATATCGGGGAAGTGGAAATTGGGTGGGATCCGCGCCGGGTATCGCTTACTGAATGTCGGCGGCGAAAAGATGCACGGCCCGGAAGTCGGGATGTTTGTGCAATTTTAGAGAGCTGCTGATGAAAACACCGGCGTACATCGACGTACTCTCCGCGTATGAGCCGGGCAAGCCGATCTCGGTATTGCAGCGTGAGACGGGCGTTGCCGACATCGTAAAGTTGGCGTCGAACGAAAATCCGTTAGGCCCGTCACCGAAGGCCATGGCCGCGATGCAGCGCGCGTTGCCTGCATTGCATCGCTATCCTGACGACGGATTCGCCCTGAAGCAGGCATTGGCTGCGCATTACGGCGTACCGCCGGACGAGATTGTTCTTGGGAGTGGCTCGGACAGTCTGATGTTGGCGATCGTGCGCGCGTTCGTGAGCGAAGGCGGCGAGGTTGTGACGTCGCAGTGGTCATTTGCGCAATATTATTTGATGCCGCAGTCGCGGGGCGCCGTGGTGCGGGCCGCGCCGATGCACGACTATCGTTACGACTTGGCGGCCGTCGCCGCGCTCGTGACCGATCGGACGCAACTGATTTTTCTGGCGAACCCGAACAATCCAACCGGCACAATGTACACCCGTGCCGAGTGGGCGGCATTTTACGCGCGGATTCCGCCGCAGATCCCGATCGTTTGCGACGAGGCCTACGCCGAATTCGTGCAGGGCGATCCGGAGTGGCCCGATTCGTTGCGGGAGCGGCACGACAACGTCATTACGTTGCGCACGTTCTCGAAGGCGTATGGCCTGGCCGGACTGCGACTTGGATTTGCGATCGCCACGCCGGCAGTGGCGCACACGCTGCACAAAGTGAAACTCCCGTTCGAGCCGTCGGGGTTGGCGTTAGTCGCCGGCACTGCGGCACTCGAAGATCAAGCGTTTGTCCGCGAGTATGTGACATTAGTGCGCGAGGAGCGGGCGTGGGTGACGGCGCAGTTACAGCGTCTCGGGATCGCCGTCGTCCCCAGTGTCGCTAATTTTGTCTTGGTCCACTTTCCTACAGTCGCGGATGCCGCGCGGATCCATGGTGCATTGGAGGCGCGCGGCATCATCGTCCGCCCGCTCGCCGCCGCCGGCCTGCCGCAGGCGCTGCGGATCACGATCGGTCGCCCGGACGAAAATCGCCGCCTGATGGCGGCGCTGGAGGTAAGTTGATGGGACACGTCATATATAATGTTGCGCTGATCCTGGAGCCGAGCGTTGAACATGAATGGCGGGAATGGATGCTCGCCGTGCATATCCCGGAAGTCTTGCGGGTTCCGGGTTTTCTGGATGCCACGATGTATCGGCAAGAGGTCGTGGGGGTCCCAGCGGCGCGGCCGCAATACGTGAATAGTTACCGCGTGCAGTCTCGGGAGGCCCTGCAAGCCTATTGCGACGGCGCCGAGGCAAAACGCCTCCGTGCCGAGCATGAAGCGCGTTTCGGGGACCGCGTGACCGCGCTGCGGACCGTATGGAGTGTGGTGCAGACTTATTGTGGAATTGACAAATAGGTAGTGCCCCTTTATTGCGGGCAGCTCATGAGTCATGGGGCGGTAGCTCAGCTGGGAGAGCGCTAGCATGGCATGCTAGAGGCCGAGGGTTCGATCCCCTTCCGCTCCACCATTCGCTCGCGCGGGCAAAGCCCGACGCTCGCTAAAGTCAGGGGGGGAGCTACCGCGCTCCCCCCTGACCACCCCCCATCTGTGGGACGCGATCGCTACCGATGGAAGGGGATCGAAGCTCGCAGCTGCCCGGGTACCCGCGAAAGCGGGTGGGCAGCGAGGGCCGGGGCGGAGACATTCCGCCCGCCGGGCGGAATGATCGGAGCCGATCCCCTTCCGCTCCACATTACATTCGGGGGGCCTGCACGGCGAGTATGGTGACTACTCGTGCCATTACAATTAGGCTCGCCGTACAATGCCCCCCGAACCCCCGCGTGCCGGACAGGCTAAGCCTGTTCCGGCACTTTGATCCTCTGCCCACCCGCTCTAGGGACACTGACGATGTATCTGGCAGAATTTCTCACGGTAGTCGTAGTCCACTTATTGGCGGTGATGAGTCCGGGGCCGGATTTTGTGATGATCTGCCGCAATAGCGTGGTGCACTCGCGCCAGGCCGGGGTGTACTCCGCAGTCGGTTTAGGGCTGGGAATTGTGGTCCATGTCACGTATTCGTTGGTCGGCATTGGGTTCGTGATTGCGAAATCCCTGCTGCTGTTTACGTTGTTGAAGTACGTCGGGGCGGCGTATTTGATCTATCTTGGCTACCAATGTCTGCGCGCACCGCTGCTCCAACCGCATCCGCGCGATGGACACGCGCGAGGCGAACTGGGTCAATGGGCCGCGCTGCGGATGGGATTTTTGACCAACGTCCTCAATCCCAAGGCCACCTTGTTTTTCTTCGCGCTGTTCACGCTCGTGATCCATCCGCAGACGCCGAAGGGGATTCAAATACTGTATGGCCTGGAAATGTCCGTGATGACGTTTGTCTGGTTCGCGTTAGTGGCGACGTTGTTGTCCCATCAACGCATCCGCATGCGATTTACTTCGATACAGCATCAGTTGGAACGAGCATTCGGCGTCATCCTTGTGGCGTTGGCCGTGAAAGTGGCGTTGTCAGTGAGGCCGTAGAACCTATGTCGTACACCATTACGCCGCAGCCCTATCGACCGCTGGAAGACGCGTTGCCGGAGGTGGCGCCGTACGTGTTGCTCAAGACCGGCGTGGTCACGCCGCGCGACCGTTGGTCGATCCTCGGCTGGGACCCGTGGTGCTTCTGGATGCCGACTGCTGTCGCCGATCCGCTGCGCGAGCTGGACGCGCTCATTGCCCAAGTTCGCCGGGCCGTGCCACCCACCGACCCTGCACTCCCCATCCCGCTGTTGATGGGCGCCCTCAGCTACGACCTCGGCCGGACCATCGAATCGATTACGGCATCTGCCGACGATCCATGGAAGATGCCACAAGCGATTGCATACGCCTTTCGAAACTATCTGATCGCCGATGAACAGGAACGTCGGATGTGGAGCGTATCTGTCAACCCACGATCAATAGTTCAGAAGCCCTTGCCCCGCTCCGCGGGTGACGCCGGCGGAAGGCCTCCAGACTGGAGCCGCGGAGCGTCAGCAAGGCCGACACTTACGGACCTAGTAGCCGATAGTGAGCAGCGAAGTCTGGAGGGACCCGCCGGCGGCAGGACCCGCCAACTCGAAGCGCAAAGAGCAACGCAAGTGGACGGCGTCGTCATTTCCTCCAACTTCACGCGTCCTGCCTACCTCGCCGCGGTGGCACAAATCCGCGCAATGATCGCCGCCGGGGATTGCTATCAAGTCAACTTGTCCCAACAATGCACGCTGTCGACCGATCGCTCGGCCGCGACCATTTTCCGTGCGGCGCTCCAGGCCAATCCCGCGCCGATGATGGCGTTGATCGACACGGGCGCGTGGCAAATCATCTCGACGTCACCCGAGCGATTGTTGCAAAAAAACGGTGCGACGTTGCTGTCACGCCCGATCAAAGGGACGCGGCCACGCGGCATGGACGCTGTAGCGGATGACCGACTGCGCGCCGCGTTGGCTGCGAGTGCCAAGGATCACGCGGAGCTGGCGATGATCATCGACTTAGTGCGCAACGATTTAGGGCGCGTGGCAAAGGTCGGGAGTGTCGCCGTGCCGGAGCCGTGGGTGATCGAGACGTATGCGAACGTGCACCACCTCGTCGCAAGCGTGACGGCAGAAGCGCAGCCCACAGTCCCATGGAGCGCGCTGTTGCGGGCGGTGTTCCCCGGCGGGTCGATCACGGGATGCCCGAAAGTGCAGGCGATGCGGGTGATCGAACAGCTCGAAGGTGTGCGGCGCGGGTTTTATTGCGGCTCGGTCGGATACATCGACGTGCAGGGGAACGGCGATTGGAATATCGCCATCCGGACGATCACGCTGCAGAACGGCACGGCGGTATTGAATTTAGGCGGCGGAATCGTTTATGACTCCGACCCGGCGACGGAATACGACGAAACGTTACAGAAAGGCGCCACGCTGTTTGCCGCTCTCGGCCGACCGCCGGTGTCCACACAGGGGGACCGATGAATATCGAAACCACACCCGCATTTGTCCGTGCCGTCTATCAGCGACTCGAAACGCGCTTGGCCGCGATTCGCAAGCGCTTGGGGCGGCCGCTCACGTTGGCGGAAAAAATCCTGTATGGCCATTTGGCCGATCCGGAACGGCAAGAAATTGTCCCAAATCAATCGATGTTGGCGCTCCATCCCGATCGTGTGGCGATGCAAGACGCGACGGCGCAGATGGCGCTGCTCCAATTCACGTTGGCGGGCCAAGACGCGACGGCGGTGCCGACCACGGTGCACTGCGACCACCTGATCCGCGCCCAGAGCGGTGCGGGGCCGGATATGGCGATCGCCCTCAAAGAAAATGAAGAAGTGTATCGTTTCCTCGAGACCTGTTCGCAGCGTTACGGTATCGGTTTTTGGGGACCGGGCGCGGGAATCATTCACCAAGTCGTGTTGGAGCAGTATGCGTTTCCGGGCGGC is part of the Deltaproteobacteria bacterium genome and encodes:
- a CDS encoding histidinol-phosphate transaminase; its protein translation is MKTPAYIDVLSAYEPGKPISVLQRETGVADIVKLASNENPLGPSPKAMAAMQRALPALHRYPDDGFALKQALAAHYGVPPDEIVLGSGSDSLMLAIVRAFVSEGGEVVTSQWSFAQYYLMPQSRGAVVRAAPMHDYRYDLAAVAALVTDRTQLIFLANPNNPTGTMYTRAEWAAFYARIPPQIPIVCDEAYAEFVQGDPEWPDSLRERHDNVITLRTFSKAYGLAGLRLGFAIATPAVAHTLHKVKLPFEPSGLALVAGTAALEDQAFVREYVTLVREERAWVTAQLQRLGIAVVPSVANFVLVHFPTVADAARIHGALEARGIIVRPLAAAGLPQALRITIGRPDENRRLMAALEVS
- a CDS encoding DUF4286 family protein, whose translation is MGHVIYNVALILEPSVEHEWREWMLAVHIPEVLRVPGFLDATMYRQEVVGVPAARPQYVNSYRVQSREALQAYCDGAEAKRLRAEHEARFGDRVTALRTVWSVVQTYCGIDK
- a CDS encoding LysE family transporter yields the protein MYLAEFLTVVVVHLLAVMSPGPDFVMICRNSVVHSRQAGVYSAVGLGLGIVVHVTYSLVGIGFVIAKSLLLFTLLKYVGAAYLIYLGYQCLRAPLLQPHPRDGHARGELGQWAALRMGFLTNVLNPKATLFFFALFTLVIHPQTPKGIQILYGLEMSVMTFVWFALVATLLSHQRIRMRFTSIQHQLERAFGVILVALAVKVALSVRP
- the pabB gene encoding aminodeoxychorismate synthase component I, yielding MSYTITPQPYRPLEDALPEVAPYVLLKTGVVTPRDRWSILGWDPWCFWMPTAVADPLRELDALIAQVRRAVPPTDPALPIPLLMGALSYDLGRTIESITASADDPWKMPQAIAYAFRNYLIADEQERRMWSVSVNPRSIVQKPLPRSAGDAGGRPPDWSRGASARPTLTDLVADSEQRSLEGPAGGRTRQLEAQRATQVDGVVISSNFTRPAYLAAVAQIRAMIAAGDCYQVNLSQQCTLSTDRSAATIFRAALQANPAPMMALIDTGAWQIISTSPERLLQKNGATLLSRPIKGTRPRGMDAVADDRLRAALAASAKDHAELAMIIDLVRNDLGRVAKVGSVAVPEPWVIETYANVHHLVASVTAEAQPTVPWSALLRAVFPGGSITGCPKVQAMRVIEQLEGVRRGFYCGSVGYIDVQGNGDWNIAIRTITLQNGTAVLNLGGGIVYDSDPATEYDETLQKGATLFAALGRPPVSTQGDR